The following DNA comes from Rhodopseudomonas boonkerdii.
TGTCGTGGATTCCGCTGGCGATCATCTGGTTCGGAATCGCCGACAAGCCGGCGATCTTTCTGGTTTTTCTTGGTGCCTTCTTTCCGATCCTGCTGAATACGATTCACGGCGTGAAGTCGTGCGATCGCAATCTCATTCGCGCCGGGGCGATGGTCGGCGGTGGCAATCGGCAATTGCTGCGCTTCATCGTTTTTCCGGCGGCGCTGCCGAGTATCTTCGCCGGTCTACGCATCGGCATCGGTTCGGCATGGATGCTCACCGTGACCGCGGAGATGGTGGCGGTGAAGAGCGGCCTTGGCTATGTGCTGTGGGATTCCTACTACTTCCTGCGTTACGACCTGGTCCTTGCTGCCATGGCAAGCATCGGTCTGCTTGGCTTTCTCAGCGACTTCGGCATTCGACTGTTGATGGCACGCGTGCTCCACTGGCAGCGCAACACCACGATCCGCAGCGGGGAGGGCTAGCCATGGCGACGATCCAGATCTCTCACGTCTCCAAGGTGTTCAAGGACGCCAAGCGCAAGACCGATGTCACGGCACTGGACGACATCAATATCGAGGTGGCGAAGAACCAGTTTCTCTGCCTGCTTGGTCCGAGTGGTTGCGGCAAATCGACTTTGCTGAACATGATTGCCGGCTTCGAGAAACCGTCGTCGGGATCGGTGACGGTCGATGGCCAGCCGATCACGGCGCCCGGCGCAGATCGCGGCGTCGTGTTCCAGCAAGCCAATCTGATGCCCTGGCTGCCAGTCTGGGAAAATGTCGGTTTCCATCTCCTGCTGCGCGGTGGCCAGAAAGCGGTGCGCCGTGAAATCGCGCAGCGCTATATCGACATGGTGGGCCTCACCGGCTTCGAGAACCATTACCCTTCCGAGCTTTCCGGTGGCATGAACCAGCGTGTCGGCATCGCGCGGGCGTTGCTGATGAATCCCCAGGTCATCCTGATGGACGAGCCGTTCGGCGCGCTCGACGAGCAGACCCGCATGGACATGCAGAACGAACTCGTCCGCATCTGGCAACAGCATCAGGGGACCATCGTCTTCGTAACGCATGGGATCGATGAAGCGCTCACGCTCGGCACGCATGTGGCTGTCATGAGCGCGCGCCCTGGCCGCATCCGCGAGATCATCCCGCTGGATCTGCCGCGGCCCCGCGACATCACGAGCCCGCAGTTCAATGAGATCAAGCGTCACATTCTCGATCTCCTGCGCACCGAGCGCGCAGCGCCCTCTCTCGCAACACTGGATCACCCATGACCAAACGAGTTCTGCTTGGAATGCTCACACCGTCGTCGAACACGGCGCTGGAGCCCATCACCACGGCGATGCTGAACGAGTTGCCGGAAGTCTCCGCGCATTTCTCGCGCTTCAGGGTGACCGAGATTGCCTTGTCTGATCGGGCGCTGGCCCAGTTCGACAACAGCGAGATCCTACGTGCGGCAGAGCTTCTGGCGCATGCCAAGGTCGATGTCATCGGCTGGAATGGTACCTCGTCCGGTTGGCTCGGCTTCGAGGCGGATCATCGCCTCTGTGAACAGATCTCAGCGGCGACCGGTATCCCCGCGACAACTTCTATGCTGGCGCTCAATGAAATTCTCGACGAGAAAAAAGTGCAGCGTCTCGGTTACGTCACGCCTTATCTGGACGACGTGCAGGCCCGCATCATCGCCAATTATGAAAAGCTGGGATTCCCCTGCCATAGTGAGCGGCATCTCGGCTTGCAGGATAACTTCTCTTTCTCGGAAGTGCCGCTTTCGCAACTCGAACAGATGGCACGCGATGTGGCGCGTGACGGGGCAGACGCCATCACCGTCATCTGCACCAATCTGCGCGTTGCGACATCGGTCGCCAGGCTGGAGAAGGAGGTCGGCGTGCCGATCTACGACACCATTGCGACCGTGGTCTGGAAGAGCCTGAAGATGGCGGGAGTCGATACGCGGCGCATCACCCAATGGGGCTCGTTGTTCCAGGAGTTTTGATCGTCCTCAATCGTCAAGGCGCTGCATCTGCGCAGGAGAGTTCTGATGGCTGCTTTCGATACCGTCATCCGTCACGGCACGATCGCCACGGCAAGCGAAACCTACAAGGCGGATGTCGGCATCCGCGACGGCCGGATCGTTGCCATCGGCGAGGCACTGACCGACGCGACGGTCATTGTCGATGCCGCGGGACTTCTGGTGCTGCCTGGCGGCATCGATAGCCATGTCCATATCTCGCAGCCATCCGGCGAAGGCATCGTGATGGCGGATGATTTCGAAAGTGCCACCCGTGCCGCGGCATTCGGCGGCAACACCTTTGTGATGCCCTATTGCCTGCAGCAGAAAGGGCAGCCGATCCGCGAAGCGCTGAAGGAATACCACGCGCTGGCCGATCGGAATTGTTACGTCGATCATTCCTTTCATCTGATCGTCGCCGATCCCACCGATGCCGTGCTGGGTCAGGAGCTTCCGGCGCTGATCGCCGATGGCTATTCATCGCTGAAGGTCTTCATGACCTATGCGGATCTCGCGCTCAGCGATCTGCAGATACTGAACGTGCTGTCGGTGGCGCGTGAATCCGGTGCGTTGGTTCAGGTGCACGCAGAAAATTACGACGCCATCCGCTTCCTGGTCGACAGACTCGAACGCGACGGCAATGTCGGGCCGTATTTTCATGCCAAGTCGCGTCCGATCCCGGTGGAACGCGAAGCCACGCATCGCGCCATATCATTGGCTGAGCTGGTGGATGTTTCGCTGGTTGTCGTTCACGTCTCCAACCGTGAATCGATGGAGGAGATCCGCCGTGCGCAAATGCGTGGATTGACGATCTACGGCGAGACTTGCCCGCAATATCTCGTGCTGACGGAAGAGGACCTCAAGGACCTCGGGATGCAAGGCGCGAAATATGTCTGCTCGCCGCCCCCACGCGACTTCGCGTCGCAGCTGGCCTGCTGGGAGGGCTTGCAGCAGGGCGTTTTCACGTTGTTCTCATCCGACCATTGTCCGTTTCGTTATGATGATCCGGCTGGCAAGCTGACGCCGCGTGCGCGCACCAGTTTCCGCTGGATCCCGAACGGCATTCCGGGCGTCGAGACGCGATTGCCGATCCTGTTCTCGGAAGGTGTCAGCAAGGGACGCATCACGCTGAACCAGTTCGTCGCACTGACATCGAGCAACCACGCCAAAACCTATGGATTGAAAGGCAAGGGGGCGATCGCTGTCGGATACGATGCCGACATCGCGTTGTGGGATCCGAAACGCAAAGCGACGCTGACGCAGGCAAACCTTCATCACGGTGCGGACTACACACCTTACGAGGGCATCGAGATTACAGGCTGGCCAGTGGCAACCATGTTGCGGGGAAATTTCGTTGTGCGGGACGGTCAATTGGTCGGAACCAAACTGGGCGGACACTACGTCAACCGCGCGCCACGCTAGCATCTCGGTGGCATGGACATTCCCGTGCCATGACCCTTGCGTGACATAAGC
Coding sequences within:
- a CDS encoding ABC transporter permease; amino-acid sequence: MQQVLSMVRRLDRYIVPVLILAGWEAFSRTGALPAALLPAPSTVLWAWADWVFGTDGNAQTYSGRWLFDMLSSVLRVIAGFSIATVLAVSLGVAIGWSRSIEVIIEPTLQTLRPIPPVSWIPLAIIWFGIADKPAIFLVFLGAFFPILLNTIHGVKSCDRNLIRAGAMVGGGNRQLLRFIVFPAALPSIFAGLRIGIGSAWMLTVTAEMVAVKSGLGYVLWDSYYFLRYDLVLAAMASIGLLGFLSDFGIRLLMARVLHWQRNTTIRSGEG
- a CDS encoding ABC transporter ATP-binding protein, which codes for MATIQISHVSKVFKDAKRKTDVTALDDINIEVAKNQFLCLLGPSGCGKSTLLNMIAGFEKPSSGSVTVDGQPITAPGADRGVVFQQANLMPWLPVWENVGFHLLLRGGQKAVRREIAQRYIDMVGLTGFENHYPSELSGGMNQRVGIARALLMNPQVILMDEPFGALDEQTRMDMQNELVRIWQQHQGTIVFVTHGIDEALTLGTHVAVMSARPGRIREIIPLDLPRPRDITSPQFNEIKRHILDLLRTERAAPSLATLDHP
- a CDS encoding maleate cis-trans isomerase family protein, with product MTKRVLLGMLTPSSNTALEPITTAMLNELPEVSAHFSRFRVTEIALSDRALAQFDNSEILRAAELLAHAKVDVIGWNGTSSGWLGFEADHRLCEQISAATGIPATTSMLALNEILDEKKVQRLGYVTPYLDDVQARIIANYEKLGFPCHSERHLGLQDNFSFSEVPLSQLEQMARDVARDGADAITVICTNLRVATSVARLEKEVGVPIYDTIATVVWKSLKMAGVDTRRITQWGSLFQEF
- the hydA gene encoding dihydropyrimidinase, which produces MAAFDTVIRHGTIATASETYKADVGIRDGRIVAIGEALTDATVIVDAAGLLVLPGGIDSHVHISQPSGEGIVMADDFESATRAAAFGGNTFVMPYCLQQKGQPIREALKEYHALADRNCYVDHSFHLIVADPTDAVLGQELPALIADGYSSLKVFMTYADLALSDLQILNVLSVARESGALVQVHAENYDAIRFLVDRLERDGNVGPYFHAKSRPIPVEREATHRAISLAELVDVSLVVVHVSNRESMEEIRRAQMRGLTIYGETCPQYLVLTEEDLKDLGMQGAKYVCSPPPRDFASQLACWEGLQQGVFTLFSSDHCPFRYDDPAGKLTPRARTSFRWIPNGIPGVETRLPILFSEGVSKGRITLNQFVALTSSNHAKTYGLKGKGAIAVGYDADIALWDPKRKATLTQANLHHGADYTPYEGIEITGWPVATMLRGNFVVRDGQLVGTKLGGHYVNRAPR